The Astyanax mexicanus isolate ESR-SI-001 chromosome 20, AstMex3_surface, whole genome shotgun sequence genome contains a region encoding:
- the psmg1 gene encoding proteasome assembly chaperone 1, with amino-acid sequence MATYFGEVLSVYSRAVEEDEYDDLEDENEEDVQIRREIEEKREVQVRWCPEVSKTLESSGQLQCSNMIIAVGPSAAGFVSAYVLSAEGWTQVGWVSLWNERSRGSSRPDTVPQPGEPSFIIYQQNSSPSVLICQCTCYIAEDQLFQCAEKVLSSVQRRGLNVTVLSDSTLAEYKTPDYLNGSGTPFLRALKTSSYTGSMLCPLLEQPNIVTGLPAAVLSHCQVQRIPAVLFQCYTDVLHPDSVTMETYKPALSCLSTSVKLEACPSVEVLQKLTQISDAQSNLYT; translated from the exons ATGGCAACATATTTTGGAGAGGTTTTATCTGTTTACTCGAGGGCGGTGGAAGAGGATGAATACGACGATTTAGAGGACGAAAATGAAGAAGATGTACAAATTCGACGGGAAATAGAGGAGAAAAG GGAGGTGCAAGTTAGGTGGTGTCCAGAAGTTTCAAAAACCCTGGAGAGCTCTGGACAGCTCCAATGTTCTAATATGATCATAGCAGTGGGACCCAGTGCTGCAG GTTTTGTCTCTGCGTATGTGCTGAGTGCTGAAGGTTGGACACAGGTAGGATGGGTTTCTTTGTGGAATGAAAGGAGCCGTGGTTCCAGTCGACCAGACACAGTTCCTCAGCCCGGAGAGCCGAGCTTCATCATATACCAGCAGAACAGCTCGCCATCT GTACTCATCTGCCAGTGTACATGTTACATTGCTGAAGACCAGCTGTTCCAGTGCGCTGAAAAA GTGTTGAGCAGCGTGCAGAGGAGAGGCCTGAATGTGACTGTTCTTTCCGACTCTACTCTGGCCGAGTATAAAACTCCAGACTACCTGAATGGAAGTGGTACTCCATTCCTGCGTGCACTGAAAACCAGCTCTTACACAGGCTCCATGCTCTGCCCTCTGCTAGAGCAACCCAACATTGTTACCGGCCTTCCTGCTGCAG TGCTCAGCCACTGCCAGGTTCAGCGCATCCCAGCCGTGCTCTTCCAGTGCTACACTGATGTCCTTCACCCAGACTCAGTTACCATGGAAACCTATAAACCCGCCCTCTCATGTCTCAGCACATCAGTGAAG CTGGAGGCCTGCCCAAGTGTGGAGGTACTACAAAAGTTAACCCAGATCAGTGATGCCCAAAGCAACCTCTACACATAG